In the genome of Mytilus edulis chromosome 3, xbMytEdul2.2, whole genome shotgun sequence, one region contains:
- the LOC139515460 gene encoding putative per-hexamer repeat protein 5 gives MSLSTSLLMPINVNVNAMSIGIGIGIGIIIEIRIGIGIGIGIGIGIGIGIGIGIGIGIGIGIGKGIGIRNSNSNSNSNSNGNGSVNWNRNWNKKRNKIRNRIRIRIRITGSGSGSGSGSGSGSGSGSGSGSGSGSGSGSGSGSGSGSGSGSGSGSGLGIGIGIGLLIGK, from the exons ATGTCACTGTCTACGTCACTGTTGATGCCAATCAATGTCAATGTCAATGCAATGTCAATTGGGATTGGGATTGGAATTGGaattataattgaaataagaaTTGGAATAGGAATAGGAATAGGAATAGGAATAGGAATAGGAATAGGAATAGGAATAGGAATAGGAATAGGAATAGGAATAGGAATAGGAAAAGGAATAGGAATAAGGAATAGCAATAGCAATAGCAATAGCAATAGCAATGGGAATGGGAGTGTGAATTGGAATAG GAATTGGAATAAAAAGAGGAATAAGATTAGGAATAGGATTAGGATTAGGATTAGGATCACGGGATCAGGATCAGGATCAGGATCAGGATCAGGATCAGGATCAGGATCAGGATCAGGATCAGGATCAGGATCAGGATCAGGATCAGGATCAGGATCAGGATCAGGATCAGGATCAGGATCAGGATCAGGATCAGGATCAGGATTAGGAATAGGAATAGGAATAGGATTATTAATAGGAAAATGA